The sequence GAACCGCCACCACAAATGTTTTCATGATCTCTTCTCCGACTTCCGAGTTTGAAACCTCTGCAATCCGACCTCTAACCTCTGACCTTAAACCAGCGCGATCACATCGATCTCGACCAGCACATCTTTCGGAAGCCGCGCCGCCTCCACCGTCGTACGCGCCGGGAAAGCAGCGGTGAAATAACGACCATACACTTCATTCATTGCCGCGAAGTCTCCCATATTCTTCAGGAAGACCGTGCACCGGACCGCCTTATCCAGACTGGTGCCCGCCGCCTTGAGCAGCCCGGCAAGGTTCTTGAAGACACGCTCCGTTTGCACCGAGACGTCTCCCGCAACCACTTGTTGAGTCGCTGGATCGATCGCCACCTGGCCGGACGTAAATACAAATCCATTGGCTCGAATCGCCTGCGAATAAGGACCGATCGCCTTGGGAGCCTGATCGGTAGCAATCACATCACGCATAAATCCTCCCGACGCAGAAGTAGCGTCGCTTTCTTCGACAAAAATCAATCCCCAGGCACGAAGTGAGATTAACGCAGATTCCCCAAACCGAAGTCAACCAATCCCCTCACTTCAGCCTCCCTTAGTGAACCTTCGTGAAACCTCAGTGTCCTTCGTGGTAGAGCCTTTGAATTTAAACGGGCCTTCCTTACCGGTGCGCCTCCAGCCATGACTGCAAAATCAGCGTCGCCGCCATCCGGTCCACCGCCTTGGCCCGCTTCTCAATCGAGAGATCTGTTTCCCGCAACAGCCGGTTCGCTTCCGTCGACGTCCACCGCTCGTCCCACAAGTGGACCGTGACCCCCAGGTGGTGCCGCAAATCGTCGGCGAAGACGCGCATCTTTTCCGACTGCGTCCCTTCCGCTCCACTCAACCGCAGCGGCAGTCCAACCACCACTTCCTCGATCTGATACTTGGCCAGCAGCCGCCGCAGCACTTCGAGATCCGTGCGCTTATTCTTCCGCTGGATCGTATCGATTCCCTGCGCCGTGATTCCCAACTGGTCCGAGACCGCCACCCCAATACGCCGCGCGCCCACGTCGAGAGCCATGATGCGAGTGCGCAAGACGGAATCGGTCATAAGGCATTGTAAATTGCATCCCGCTGGAGACCGGCGATTTCAATAGCCGCGCCCACAGTTTCCTGATCGCCCTTCGCAATCCGTTCGTGCAAAACTTCGCACAGTCAGGCAGAATGATGCCCGGCGCGCAATGGACTCCGTCGACACACACCGCAGGCATCACTGGTCGCTGACGCTGCTCGGCATCGGCCTGATCATCGTGTTCGCCTACTACGGAGAATCCGTTCTGGCCGTGATGTTCTTCTCCATCCTCCTGACATTCATTCTGGATCCGCTCGTCGAACTCTTCAGCATCCATCTGCGTCTTCCGCGCGCTCTCGGCTCGCTGACGGCCGTCCTCATCCTGCTCGCGATCCTGTACGGAATTTCTTATGCCTCCTACAGCCGCGCTGTCGCCTTTGTTGACTCCGTGCCGCAGTATTCCCAGAAAATTCGCTCGATGCTGAAGCCCTTTCGCCAGCAGGCCGAGAAATTGGAGAAGACGCAGGAAGCCGTTGGCGAGCCCGAACCAACCAACGTGCTCGCCGTGCGGCAGGTCACCAGCTGGGCCGATATGCTCACGCACGGCGTCAGTACGCTGACCGAAGTCCTGCTCGCGGCTTCGTTCGTTCCGTTTCTTGCTTATTTTCTGTTGACCTGGAAGCATCACGCGCGTTCCGCGACCGTCATGCTCTTTCCACTCGAGCATCGCCACACCGCGTACGTCACGCTCGGCCTGATCGGCAAGATGTTGCAGAGCTTCATCGTCGGTAATCTCCTGATTGGCCTGCTCATCTCCGGCATCAGCGTCATCATTTTCTGGCTGCTCGGAGTTCCGTTCTTCTATTTCATCGGATTCGCCAGCGGCTTCCTCAGCCTCGTGCCTTATTTGGGCCTGGTTCTCGCGATGGTGCCTCCCATCCTCGTTGGCCTCGGACAACTCGATGCCAGCGACTTGTTGGCAGTAGTCTTCGTCGTCATCCTCCTCCATCTGTTCGCCCTGAATGTCCTGTATCCAAAAATGCTAGGCGCTCGCCTCAAGCTCAACCCTCTGGCGGTCACCATCGCACTCCTTTTCTGGGGATGGATCTGGGGCGCCATCGGATTAGTTCTCGCCATTCCCATCACTGGAGCACTGAAGATCATCTTCGACCACGTGGAATCCATGAAAGCTTTCGCAGCATGGCTCGGCGAATAAGCCCTCGCGCCGATTACCAGTAACGTAGATTGCCGGCTGCACCTGACATCCAACTGATTACTCCGAGTGACCGATGGTCCCCTGACAAACACAGAATTTTGTTGTATCGTCTGATTTCGCGTGTCTGAGGGGGCAGCGGAGCGAGGGGTTCGTTTTGTCCAGAAAGTTTGGATTGAAGGCCTGTGTGTCCCTGGGGGCAGTGTTCTTTCTGCCGATGATGGTTCGGGCGCTTCCGCCCGGATTTCCCTCTGCCTCACCTTCCTCGCAAGTCCAATCAGAAGCCGCCACTCCCGCACCCCAGCGACTTTCCACCGATTCCGAAGGCGGCCTGGTCATTCCCCGCCTTTCCCGCGCTCCAACTCTTGAAGAGTTCCTCACCATGCAGCCGGAAGGCGAAGCTGCGCTCGCCATGGCTAAGGTCACAAAGTTTGTCCAGCGCGATCCCCACGACGGCGAACCCGTTACCCAACCCACCGAAGCCTATCTCGGATACGACGACAAGAATCTCTACGTCGTCTTCGTCTGTCACGACGATCCCGCGAAAATTCGCGCCCACGAAACTCGACGCGAAGGCTTCGATGGCACCGACGACGATGTCGCCATCATGCTCGACACGTTTCACGATCGCCGTCGTGCTTATGAATTTGAAGTCAATCCCAAAGGCATTCAGTGGGACGCCGTTTGGACCGAAGCTTCATTCGCTGACACCGGCGGCAACTTCGACACCTCGTTCGATACCGTGTGGAATTCCAAAGGAAAAGTTACCAGCCAGGGCTACGTCGCCTGGATGGCCATCCCATTTCGCAGCCTGCGCTTCAGTTCCGCACACGATCAGACGTGGGGCATCATCCTGCTGCGCGAAATTATTCGCGATAACGAGAAGTCGTTCTGGCCGCACATCTCCGTCAACCGTGAAGGTCGGCTCGGCCAGGCTGGAACCGCCAAGGGGCTCAGTGGGATTTCTCCGGGCCGCAACATTCAGCTCATTCCTTACACGCTGTTGAATTCCTTCCACAGCGTCGACGACCGCGTCGCGGGAGGCACGCCTTGCCCCACGCCGCTTCTGCCCGATCGCAATTGCGCCGCGTTTCAGAATCGCGATATCGGCGGAACCTTCGGCCTCGACGGCAAGCTGATTCTCAAGGACAGCCTGGTGCTCGACGTGACCGCCAATCCTGACTTCAGCCAGGTCGAATCCGACCAGCCCCAGGTTACCGTCAACCAGCGCTACGAAGTCTACTTTCCCGAGAAGCGTCCGTTCTTCATCGAGAACGCCGACTACTTCCGCACACCGATCGACCTGTTCTTCACGCGACGCATCGTCAATCCCACCGGCGGAATTCGTTTGACCGGCAAAGTCGGACCCTACTCGCTCGGAATTTTATCCAGCGACGATCGCGGCCCCGGATTGACCCGGGATCCCAACGATAGAGATCTCTTCAAGTCGCGCGACTATTTCACCATCGCGCGCGTCTCACGCGACATCTTCAAGCAGTCCAGCATCGGTGCGATTTTTACAGATTGGGAATCCCCGGCGACTTCGAACGTCAACCTCGACCGCCGCAGCGATTTCAATCGCGTCGGCGGCATCGACTCGCGGCTCAAGTTTTCCACGAACTGGACTGCGGACCTTCAAGCCGTGGTGAGTTCCACAAATTTCGGCGGTTTCTACTCATTCGGCGAAAACTACAAAGCCGACGTGACCTACACCAGCCGCCATCTGAATCACACCGGCACATTCAACGACGTTAGCCCCGGTTTCACTACCGTCCCCGGATTCGTCACGCGTCCCGACATCCGTGAGTATCGCGATGACACGGCTTATTTCTTTCGCCCGAAACATGGACCAGTCGTCAGCTGGGGGCCGGAACTGTCCGGCCATTGGACGTGGGACCACAACGGTTTGCGTCTCGATACCGACTACTTGCCTAGTCTGAACGTCAACCTCAAGCGCCAGACGCGCATCAGCATCTTCCCGTATGAAGAATTCCGCGAGCGCCTCCGCCCATCGGACTATCCGGGAGTACTCGACAGCAGCGTGGATTTTCACGAGCACTCGAGCGGTCTAAACGTCTCCAGTTCGCCGTTTGCGCAGTTAACTCTCGGTGGGTACTACTTCTGGGGTGATGCCGTAAATTTCATTCCCGGATCAGTCGATCCATTCAGCAAACCGTATCTGGCCCGCTCGGACCTGGGCGCTGGAGTGTTGACCGTGCGTCCGATCACGCCCCTCAGGATCGACAACACATATTTATTCAGCCGTCTGCGCACGCGCGAAACCAACGCGAATGTTTTTAATAATCACATCATCCGCAGCCAGTGGAACCTGCAAATCAATCGGCAACTGTCCTTGCGCGCGATCATGCAATACAGCGCCACGCTCACGCAGAATCAACCTGGAAATGAACTCAACATCTTCACGTTTCTGCCCACGACGAAGAACTTCAATACCGATTTTCTGATTACCTACCTCGTGCATCCCGGCACGGCAGTCTATGTCGGCTACAACAGCAACCAGCAGAACCTCGACCCCGCCCTCGCCCTCGGCGAATTCGGAAGCGTCGCTCGTTCCAATCGCCTCATCAACGACGGACGCCTCTTCTTCGTAAAAGTCTCCTACCTCTTCCGCTTCTGACCAGTCGTAACCTTCGCGCCCACGCAATGCCCGCGCGATTCCACGCAATCCTATACGCCAAAGGCCCACGCCCAACGGCCGACGCCTAACGCCCCACACACACCTAAGGCCCGCACAGCCCACGCTCCCCGTGCCGCACAACTGCGTTTGCATGCCTGGAAATTTTTTAAGCCTGTGCCCGCCATAGCCGCGAAGTGGCGCAAGATTGCAGCCCACGGCGTAAGCCGTGGGTCTAGTTTGTGAGGATGCACCAAGCCCCGAAGGGGCGAAAGAAACTTGGGTGGCGCAGCGGTTTACCGCTGCGGTCAGCATCACCTATTGGACGGGGCTTTAGCCCCCGCCCTTTCCACCACTCGAATCCAAATTCCCATTCCCTCCGCCCCAACATCCGCCGGCGCCGCAAATCCCCGCATCCACACCAGACTCCCGCCCGCCACGACTACCGGCCAGTTCCCCTTTGCCTCGCCGACAATATGCCGATTGCTGAGCAGGTCTTTTACCTTCTTTTCTGCCTTCGTGTGCGCCGGCCAGAAGCGATCCCCCGCGCGCCAGTTGCGCACCGTGACTTCTCCCGTCAACTTTGCTGGATCAAGCAATCCACCACGCTCGTCCTGCGGAACCGCATCCTGTTCCACCAACATCGCTTCCATCCGAATCCCCAATTCCGGGACATCAACCGCGCCCGGAACGGACAATCGGTATTCATAGTCCGACAATCTCGGATCGCGGCCCGCTTCCAGGCAAATCTCGCGCTGCGTGCGACGCACGAACCGCCCACCGCCCGGCAGTTCCACTCGCTTGCCCGCCGGACCGAACGCAAGTTCCCGCACTTCTTCAATCAAACGAAACGAAACCGTCGGATCCGCTGCATTCGCTTCCAGCCATCCCCGAATCAACCGCCGCTGCCCCGCGACCGGCTGCGTCGTCAACGCGCTCACCTCCAGACGACCTCCTTCCTCTGTTGGACGAACCTCCGGATGCCCCTCCACCCAATGCTCTTCTTCCCCACGCGCGATTTCCGCTAGGTCCGCAAGATTCTCCACCGCCGCCGTCCCGAAATCTTTCTTCAACACTGGCAGCAAGCGATGCCGAACCCGATTGCGCAAAAATGACAGATCGCGATTGGAAGAATCTTCCCGCCAAGTCTGTCCGCGCTCTCGCAGATAACTCTCCACGTCGGCCCGCCGAAAACCAAGCAGCGGACGCACCACCTCACCGCCCGTCTCCTCCAGCTTCAGCCGCGGATGAATCCCGGCCAGCCCTCGAATCCCCGCCCCGCGCAACATTCGGAGCAGCACCGTCTCCGCCTGATCATCCAGCGTGTGCGCAGTAGCGACCTTCGTCACGCGACCCTCTGCCGCCAGCTTCCGAAAGAAGTCATAGCGCAGTTTCCGCGCGCCCGCTTCAATTCCAGACGTCCGATCAATCATTCCCGCGACATCCTTATGCAATTCCAGCCCTTGCTGACGAGCCAGCTCGGCTACAAAACGCTCGTCTTCATCGGACTCCTGTCCGCGCAGCTTGTGATTGACGTGCACCACTGACAATCCGATTCCTAGCTCCGCTCGCAATTCGACCAGCAGAAGCAGGAGCCCCACCGAATCTGCGCCCCCAGACACGGCCACGCCCAGCCGATCTCCCGCCCGGATCAGTTCCTGCTTGCGAATTGTTTTCAGCAGCCGCTCCGCCAGATCGTGCACGGGGAAATGGTAACGCAGGAAGCGTTGTCAGGTTTGTCGGATATGGCAAGCCAGCAATGACCCAGAAAAGACTGCGGCATGCGACCGTGCGAACAGCTAGAAGACTTGAGCAGACTATCTATTCGGTAGGAGAAAACTTGATCTGTACGACTTCCCGGGTCTCGCGCGTGGACTTTTCCCATCGCCACCGCCGCACCGCGTTCGCCGCAGCCTGGGCCAGAACGGGGTGCCCTCCCAGGACGTCAACGGTCTTTACGCTTCCATCCGGGGCGACCAGCGCTTCCATCTTCACCGTACCCGACACTCCCATGCTTCGGGCCAGTGTCGGACAAGGCGGTGCTACATGCTCCAGCAACGTTCGCTTTGCGGCAGCCTCCTGCGCCCAGGCGTCCTTTGACCCCGAAAGTAAGGCGGCAGCAACAACAATCACGCCCACCACAATCGGACGTGCCAAAATTTTCATATACCTAAAATCTAAGGGAAACAGCGACCCGGCAGAAGATTACACAGGTAATCGCTGCGGTGAAACGAAAGCCTGCGTGCCCGTTGCTGATTAGGGTTGTTGCAGAAAGCATCGCCGCTGGACGTGCTCCCACCCCGTTCCCTGTAGTATCCTTTTTTCAACGTGGGGCAGCCCGCAAGGGCTACCAAGAAACTTCATCAGAAGATATGCAGCGCTGGATTGCCAGGCTTCTCGTGTTGGTGATGATCGTCCCGGCCTTCGGGCCGCTGGCGATGGCTCGCGCCTCCGAGACCATGGCGCCGCACTGTTCCCGGCAGCCCGCCCAGCCCGTGATGCAGTGTCATCAAGGCATGGCGATGCCGATGTCCTCTGCGCCGTCATCTCCCGAAACATCGTTCCAGTCCGTCAATTCCTGTTGTCAGAATCATGATTGCTGCCGTGGACTCGCCACCTCTCAGTGGGCGCAAGCGCCATCGCAGCAGACCATCCAGCACGTACTACCGACCTCCGAGACCCAGCGTATCTCGATCGCGCTCCTGACTTTCAGCAATATCTCCGACAGCGATTCCGCCCGCGCTCCGCCCCTGCTCTAACTCCTCATAACCGGACGCATCCCGATGCAAACCGCACCAGCTGAAAGCAGCCTGCATAGGCCGCCTTTGTCTGTGTCGAAGTTTTGCATGGGATATGCGCACGCAGAACCAGCCAGCCACAGAGCGGAGTCATCCGTGAGCCCAGCGCGTCAGTGCTGGGTCCGCTCGATGAAAAGACGAGCTAAGGACTGAACATGAGCACCCACAACACGATCCGGACCACTCTCATCCCGGCGCTGGTAACCCTGATCTTTGCAATCATCCCGCCTGCTGCCCACGCCTCCATCCTCGGATCCGTCCGCGGCCTCATCCACGATCCCCAGCACCGTCCCGTCACCGGTGCGACCGTGAAACTCCACGCCACGAACTCGCAGTTCGAACAGACCGCCACCAGCACCGATGCCGGAGAATTCACATTCGAGAAGATTCCCATCGGTGAGTACACCGTGGATGTTCAATCCACCGGCTTTCGCACCGAGCAGCAGCATCTCGCACTCTCCTCCAGTCGTGACGTCCGCCTTCATTTTTCTCTCACATTGGCCGCCACGACGGAGACTGTGGAAGTCCAGGATGCACCCATGACCGTGAATCCGACTTCATCCACCACTGCCACCTTGATCAGCCGCGCAGACATCGCCCAGACTCCCGGTGCCGACCAATCCAATTCGCTGGCCATGATCACCAGCACCGTGCCCAGCGCCTATATCGTCCACGACCAGCTTCACATCCGCGGCGGACACCAAGTCTCCTGGCTCCTCGACGGCGTGCCCGTCCCCAACACCAACATCGCCTCCAACGTCGGACCGCAATTCGATCCTAAAGACATCGACTACCTTGAAGTGCAGCGTGGCGGATACAACGCCGAATACGGAGACCGCAGCTACGGCGTCTTCAACGTCGTGACCCGTTCTGGCTTCGAGCGCAACCGCCAGGCCGAACTCACCACCAGTTACGGGAGCTTCAACAACACTGACAATCAAATCAGTTTCGGCGACCACTCCGAGCGCCTCGCCTACTACGGCAGCTTTTCCGGATATCGCAACGACCTCGGCCTCGAAACTCCCATCACCCGCGTGCAGCACGATCAGGCGGCCGGTCTCGGTGGATTCGGCTCCATCATTTTCAACAAGACTGCGAACGATCAGTTGAGGTTCGTCACCTCCGTCCGCGGCGATCATTACCAGGTCCCGATTGATCCCAACGATCCCGCCACTGCTGACAATCGTGACGTCGAAAATGAACGCGATGCCTTCGTCAATTTTTCCTGGATTCACACCGCCGGCCCTGGCTTGACCTTCACCGTCTCGCCCTTCTACCACTTCAACCGCGCCCACTACGCCGGCAACTTTGTTGGCACCTTCAATGGAAATCCTGCTGACGCCGTCGCCATTCCCGAAGACGATCGCGGCTCCAACTACTTCGGCGGCACGGCCATGCTGGCCATCCAGCGCGGTAAGCACAACGCTCGCATCGGACTGCAATCCTGGGGACAACGTGACAATCAACTTTTCGGCGTGGCCAGCAGCGATCCCGAACAGACTCCACTCCACATCCGCGACACCGCCTGGGGATCGGTCTCCGCGATCTTTCTTGAAGACCAGGTTCACCTGACCGACTGGCTGACCGTCAACGCCGGAGTCCGCCTCACCCGCTTTCAAGGCCCGCGCCAGCTCGATGGCGAAACTTCACAATCCATCAGAGTGAATGACAACGCCGCCGACCCGCGTATCGGCGCAGCCCTCCGCATCCCGAAACTGAACTGGGTTGCCCGCGCATTTTATGGGCGCTACTATCAGGCTCCGCCGCTGCTCACCGTTACCGGAGCGTTGCTCAATCAATGCACCGACGCCGGATGCAACTTTGCGCCCCTGCACGGAGAGCGTGACGAGCAACGTGAGTTCGGCCTCGCCATCCCCGTCAAAGGCTGGACCATCGACCTCTCCAACTTCCGCACCGGAGCCAAGAACTTCTTCGACCATGACGCGCTCGGCAATTCCAACATCTTCTTCCCGCTCACCCTCGATCACGCGCGCATTCGCGGATGGGAAGTCAGCGCCTCATCTCCACGTCTTGCGAATCGCGTTTCCTGGCGCCTCGCCTATTCCCATCAGCACGCCGATTGGAATGGCATCGTCACCGGCGGCCTCATCACCGGAGACGTTTGCGAAGATCCGCTCTGCCAGCTCGACCACGATCAGCGCGACACTCTTTCCACCGGCGCGAACGTGAATTTGCCCTGGCACGCCTGGGCTGACTTCGGCATCAGCTACGGTTCTGGCTTCGTGGACGGCGACGGCCCCACCCACCTGCCATCCCACACCACCTACGACCTCTCGCTCGGCAAATCCTTCGGCGAAAACTGGAGCGTCCGTTTCACCGGACTAAATCTAACCAACCATCACTATCTCCTCGACAACAGCAACACCTTCGGCGGCACCCATTTCGCGAATCCCCGCGAAGTAAGCGTGCAGCTGAAATACCGCTTCCATTTCTGAAGACTGGAAAGAGAGGCTGGAAATAGAAGGCTCGAAACATAACAGGCAAGAGCCTAAATTGCAGACCGAACATAGCCCAGCGCTTCAGCGCTGGGTAAAACGGAGGACACGCCTCAAGTCCCGGAGGGACGACTGGAGATAGCCCGGCGTTTAAGTGCCGGGTCCGGTCAGCCGCATCCATTACTCAATAAATCTCGCCTCTGACCCCCGAATTGACGCTGCCCAAGCAACCTCCGTATAATTCTATGCGTCCACACCATCTAGACGGTTCTGTGGGATATCGCCACGCCTGACGTTCGGCGTGAAGAGCCGGCACCGAGCATTTCCGGAACTATTCCGAAGGAGTTCAAAGGATCAATGACCAGCAAGTTTATGAGAATTCTTGTGGCTGCAGTGTTCGCACTATCCCTGAGCGCATGGGCGCAGACCGCCGCGGACAACGCCGGCGCCCCCAACGCACCATCCTCTGCTGCTGCCACCCCGCTCGCCACCGGCACCAAGGTTGGCACCATTAACATTGAAGGCGCAATCTTCAACTGCAACGAAGGTCGCCGTGACGCCGAAGCCCTCAGCAAGAAGCTCGAACCCAAGCAGGCCGAACTGAAGGGGGTCAGCGACGAAATCGAAGGCCTCAAGAAGCAGCTCAGCACCCAGGGCGACAAGATGAACGAGGAAGCCGCCGCCACCCTTCGCAAACAGATCGAGACCAAGCAAAAAGCATTCGAACGCTCGGTCCAGGACGCCCGCGAAGAAGCGCAGGGCCAGCAGGGCGAGATCATGCAGCGCGTGCTCGGCAAGATGGCGCCCGTGATCGCGAAGTACGCTGCCGACAACGGCTACGGACTTCTCATCGACACCTCTCAACAATGGCCGCAAGGTCCCGTAATCATGGCTGGACCCTCCGTTGACCTCACCACCCAGATCATCGAAGCCTACAACATTAAGTCGGGAGTGCCCGCACCGCCAGCATCCGCTGGAGGAACGAAGCCTGCGGCGAAGCCCGCAACCTCGCCTGCGAAACCGGCGGCTGCCCCGGCTCCCAAGCCTGCCACGAGCAATCCGCCGAAGCAGTAACGACACCAATCATCGAACGATAGTTCCCAAGGCCGCGTGCAAGCGCGGCCTGTTTCTTTTTCTCTCCGCATCGTTTCTGCAGGAGCAAACTCCGCCGCACAGGTGTCTGTAGCACTAACGGGGCCCGTTCGGAGGACATCATGTTCAACACGCTCGAAACTTCCTGGGATCACTCCGCCCGCCGCGGTTGGTCCGCTCTCGCATCCTTCACCGCGCAAGCCATGGCATTGAGTTTGTTGTTGCTCATCCCGCTGTTGATCGTTCCAGGCCCGCCGCACCTCATGTTCTGGGAGAGGGTCATTCTTCCGCCTCCCGGCCGAACTGCGCCGCCCGTGCTTCGTCAGCATCCCGCAGAGCAAGCCACCACCAATCTCAATGGAGAACACGTGATTGCGCCACCCAGTATTCCGGACACGATCGCCGATGTGCACGATAGGCCGGTTGCGGACACGCCTGACCTCAGAAATTTGCCACTAGATGGTGGAATAGGACCGGCTCGACGTGGCGTCGACAATTCAGTCGGAAATTCCATCGCGGTCGTTCCGCCCAAGCCCCCAGCTCCCACGCACCCTCTGAAGATTTCTCACTGGGCGGAAGGCAATCTCATCTTTCGCGTGCAGCCCGTCTATCCACCACTCGCTCGCCAGGCGCGCATTCAAGGAACGGTGCAACTGCGAGCCATCATCAGCAAACAAGGGACAATCGAAAATCTGATCTTGGAGAGCGGACATCCCATGCTCGCCGGAGCCGCCATCGACGCCGTCCGTCAATGGCGCTATCGTCCCTACCTCCTCAACGACGACCCCATAGAAATCGAAACCGAAATCACCGTGAACTTCTTGTTGTCGGGGAACTAGAAGCGAGCCGCGGAGCGGCGCAAGATTACAGCCCACGGCGCAAGCCGTGGGTTAGCGCCGGAAAGTCTCTAGCCCCGGGGGCGATAGCAACAAGTCTCGCCTGGTGGGAGTGGCTCAGTTTGAAAGAGATTCGTAT is a genomic window of Acidobacteriota bacterium containing:
- a CDS encoding RidA family protein, with the translated sequence MRDVIATDQAPKAIGPYSQAIRANGFVFTSGQVAIDPATQQVVAGDVSVQTERVFKNLAGLLKAAGTSLDKAVRCTVFLKNMGDFAAMNEVYGRYFTAAFPARTTVEAARLPKDVLVEIDVIALV
- the ruvX gene encoding Holliday junction resolvase RuvX; this translates as MTDSVLRTRIMALDVGARRIGVAVSDQLGITAQGIDTIQRKNKRTDLEVLRRLLAKYQIEEVVVGLPLRLSGAEGTQSEKMRVFADDLRHHLGVTVHLWDERWTSTEANRLLRETDLSIEKRAKAVDRMAATLILQSWLEAHR
- a CDS encoding AI-2E family transporter → MDSVDTHRRHHWSLTLLGIGLIIVFAYYGESVLAVMFFSILLTFILDPLVELFSIHLRLPRALGSLTAVLILLAILYGISYASYSRAVAFVDSVPQYSQKIRSMLKPFRQQAEKLEKTQEAVGEPEPTNVLAVRQVTSWADMLTHGVSTLTEVLLAASFVPFLAYFLLTWKHHARSATVMLFPLEHRHTAYVTLGLIGKMLQSFIVGNLLIGLLISGISVIIFWLLGVPFFYFIGFASGFLSLVPYLGLVLAMVPPILVGLGQLDASDLLAVVFVVILLHLFALNVLYPKMLGARLKLNPLAVTIALLFWGWIWGAIGLVLAIPITGALKIIFDHVESMKAFAAWLGE
- a CDS encoding carbohydrate binding family 9 domain-containing protein, with the protein product MSRKFGLKACVSLGAVFFLPMMVRALPPGFPSASPSSQVQSEAATPAPQRLSTDSEGGLVIPRLSRAPTLEEFLTMQPEGEAALAMAKVTKFVQRDPHDGEPVTQPTEAYLGYDDKNLYVVFVCHDDPAKIRAHETRREGFDGTDDDVAIMLDTFHDRRRAYEFEVNPKGIQWDAVWTEASFADTGGNFDTSFDTVWNSKGKVTSQGYVAWMAIPFRSLRFSSAHDQTWGIILLREIIRDNEKSFWPHISVNREGRLGQAGTAKGLSGISPGRNIQLIPYTLLNSFHSVDDRVAGGTPCPTPLLPDRNCAAFQNRDIGGTFGLDGKLILKDSLVLDVTANPDFSQVESDQPQVTVNQRYEVYFPEKRPFFIENADYFRTPIDLFFTRRIVNPTGGIRLTGKVGPYSLGILSSDDRGPGLTRDPNDRDLFKSRDYFTIARVSRDIFKQSSIGAIFTDWESPATSNVNLDRRSDFNRVGGIDSRLKFSTNWTADLQAVVSSTNFGGFYSFGENYKADVTYTSRHLNHTGTFNDVSPGFTTVPGFVTRPDIREYRDDTAYFFRPKHGPVVSWGPELSGHWTWDHNGLRLDTDYLPSLNVNLKRQTRISIFPYEEFRERLRPSDYPGVLDSSVDFHEHSSGLNVSSSPFAQLTLGGYYFWGDAVNFIPGSVDPFSKPYLARSDLGAGVLTVRPITPLRIDNTYLFSRLRTRETNANVFNNHIIRSQWNLQINRQLSLRAIMQYSATLTQNQPGNELNIFTFLPTTKNFNTDFLITYLVHPGTAVYVGYNSNQQNLDPALALGEFGSVARSNRLINDGRLFFVKVSYLFRF
- the tilS gene encoding tRNA lysidine(34) synthetase TilS; the encoded protein is MHDLAERLLKTIRKQELIRAGDRLGVAVSGGADSVGLLLLLVELRAELGIGLSVVHVNHKLRGQESDEDERFVAELARQQGLELHKDVAGMIDRTSGIEAGARKLRYDFFRKLAAEGRVTKVATAHTLDDQAETVLLRMLRGAGIRGLAGIHPRLKLEETGGEVVRPLLGFRRADVESYLRERGQTWREDSSNRDLSFLRNRVRHRLLPVLKKDFGTAAVENLADLAEIARGEEEHWVEGHPEVRPTEEGGRLEVSALTTQPVAGQRRLIRGWLEANAADPTVSFRLIEEVRELAFGPAGKRVELPGGGRFVRRTQREICLEAGRDPRLSDYEYRLSVPGAVDVPELGIRMEAMLVEQDAVPQDERGGLLDPAKLTGEVTVRNWRAGDRFWPAHTKAEKKVKDLLSNRHIVGEAKGNWPVVVAGGSLVWMRGFAAPADVGAEGMGIWIRVVERAGAKAPSNR
- a CDS encoding energy transducer TonB, which codes for MKILARPIVVGVIVVAAALLSGSKDAWAQEAAAKRTLLEHVAPPCPTLARSMGVSGTVKMEALVAPDGSVKTVDVLGGHPVLAQAAANAVRRWRWEKSTRETREVVQIKFSPTE
- a CDS encoding TonB-dependent receptor; protein product: MSTHNTIRTTLIPALVTLIFAIIPPAAHASILGSVRGLIHDPQHRPVTGATVKLHATNSQFEQTATSTDAGEFTFEKIPIGEYTVDVQSTGFRTEQQHLALSSSRDVRLHFSLTLAATTETVEVQDAPMTVNPTSSTTATLISRADIAQTPGADQSNSLAMITSTVPSAYIVHDQLHIRGGHQVSWLLDGVPVPNTNIASNVGPQFDPKDIDYLEVQRGGYNAEYGDRSYGVFNVVTRSGFERNRQAELTTSYGSFNNTDNQISFGDHSERLAYYGSFSGYRNDLGLETPITRVQHDQAAGLGGFGSIIFNKTANDQLRFVTSVRGDHYQVPIDPNDPATADNRDVENERDAFVNFSWIHTAGPGLTFTVSPFYHFNRAHYAGNFVGTFNGNPADAVAIPEDDRGSNYFGGTAMLAIQRGKHNARIGLQSWGQRDNQLFGVASSDPEQTPLHIRDTAWGSVSAIFLEDQVHLTDWLTVNAGVRLTRFQGPRQLDGETSQSIRVNDNAADPRIGAALRIPKLNWVARAFYGRYYQAPPLLTVTGALLNQCTDAGCNFAPLHGERDEQREFGLAIPVKGWTIDLSNFRTGAKNFFDHDALGNSNIFFPLTLDHARIRGWEVSASSPRLANRVSWRLAYSHQHADWNGIVTGGLITGDVCEDPLCQLDHDQRDTLSTGANVNLPWHAWADFGISYGSGFVDGDGPTHLPSHTTYDLSLGKSFGENWSVRFTGLNLTNHHYLLDNSNTFGGTHFANPREVSVQLKYRFHF
- a CDS encoding OmpH family outer membrane protein, whose protein sequence is MTSKFMRILVAAVFALSLSAWAQTAADNAGAPNAPSSAAATPLATGTKVGTINIEGAIFNCNEGRRDAEALSKKLEPKQAELKGVSDEIEGLKKQLSTQGDKMNEEAAATLRKQIETKQKAFERSVQDAREEAQGQQGEIMQRVLGKMAPVIAKYAADNGYGLLIDTSQQWPQGPVIMAGPSVDLTTQIIEAYNIKSGVPAPPASAGGTKPAAKPATSPAKPAAAPAPKPATSNPPKQ
- a CDS encoding energy transducer TonB translates to MFNTLETSWDHSARRGWSALASFTAQAMALSLLLLIPLLIVPGPPHLMFWERVILPPPGRTAPPVLRQHPAEQATTNLNGEHVIAPPSIPDTIADVHDRPVADTPDLRNLPLDGGIGPARRGVDNSVGNSIAVVPPKPPAPTHPLKISHWAEGNLIFRVQPVYPPLARQARIQGTVQLRAIISKQGTIENLILESGHPMLAGAAIDAVRQWRYRPYLLNDDPIEIETEITVNFLLSGN